In the Anoplopoma fimbria isolate UVic2021 breed Golden Eagle Sablefish chromosome 7, Afim_UVic_2022, whole genome shotgun sequence genome, one interval contains:
- the LOC129093381 gene encoding profilin-like encodes MSSWDQYLDRLKVPSVTEAAIYGLDGNVWATTKGLEGLTVEQIKYLAGSSEPMSMSGPKLGNMKCMLLKDDRSNPMSLCLHLRTSQADGKLPVCVGKTHKALLIVIGSASGGQLTDAIYKLVTYLKNNNY; translated from the exons ATGTCATCGTGGGACCAATACCTGGACAGACTGAAGGTGCCTTCGGTCACAGAGGCGGCCATCTACGGGTTGGATGGGAATGTATGGGCCACCACAAAAGGCCTGGAGGGCTTGacg gtggaGCAGATTAAGTACCTGGCCGGTAGCTCTGAGCCGATGTCTATGTCCGGTCCCAAGCTCGGCAACATGAAGTGCATGCTGCTCAAAGACGACCGCTCGAATCCAATGAGTCTGTGTCTGCACCTCAGGACCTCACAGGCCGACGGGAAACTACCCGTGTGTGTGGGCAAGACCCACAAAG cTTTACTCATTGTCATTGGTTCTGCTTCCGGTGGTCAGCTGACTGATGCCATCTACAAGCTGGTCACTTACCTGAAGAACAACAACTACTAG